One region of Triticum aestivum cultivar Chinese Spring chromosome 6B, IWGSC CS RefSeq v2.1, whole genome shotgun sequence genomic DNA includes:
- the LOC123134869 gene encoding uncharacterized protein — MSTATASRPSGPILLTPFPNYQSASLSRIKLSVAGSPVKSVSVSSPPSSPTTTPKIRRSCMCSPTNHPGSFRCSLHKERKQEAHAVSSRPASPPSPPSKSTASPFAQHIPSGSGCSTRSYSGLARRVPMGSGHWARKALVPSPVAQQLQYRKRAGGYRAGASCLSAASMAGRSNQ, encoded by the coding sequence ATGTCAACCGCGACTGCATCTCGGCCCAGCGGCCCCATCCTTTTGACTCCCTTTCCCAACTACCAATCCGCCTCGCTCTCGCGTATCAAGCTCTCCGTCGCCGGCTCGCCGGTCAAGTCCGTCAGCGTCTcgtctcccccctcctcccccaccACCACCCCCAAGATCCGTCGGTCCTGCATGTGCTCCCCGACGAACCACCCGGGCTCCTTCCGCTGCAGCCTCCACAAGGAGCGCAAGCAGGAGGCCCACGCCGTCAGCAGCAGGCCCGCCTCTCCGCCTTCGCCGCCGTCGAAGAGCACGGCCAGCCCGTTCGCGCAGCACATCCCCAGCGGCAGCGGCTGCTCTACACGCTCTTACAGCGGGCTGGCGCGGCGCGTTCCCATGGGGAGCGGGCACTGGGCACGCAAGGCGCTCGTGCCGTCCCCCGTGGCGCAGCAGTTGCAGTACCGGAAGCGAGCGGGCGGGTACCGCGCCGGGGCCAGCTGTCTCTCCGCCGCCTCCATGGCCGGCCGCAGCAACCAGTAA